A window of the Macrobrachium rosenbergii isolate ZJJX-2024 chromosome 13, ASM4041242v1, whole genome shotgun sequence genome harbors these coding sequences:
- the LOC136844803 gene encoding uncharacterized protein produces the protein MTSPSGSKYVLEGSNVTLTCEFDLEGDELYSLPLVAGWQSYISLVKPANSSGSGKEERAAEDIVVFDPISNITTRPLAWFPVDGVHATLCSKGWGEELCLLEVNPSAGGIYTCEVTTEAPPTFLTANASVSLHVVVPPLEAPIMSSTPGIVSDGEWLSVQCDSPPALPAPNISFFINQKPVVDDLMSGVQVTGSGDERLVVSRSVGFIASEALFIHGHLVLECRVSIEELTWRTSSDILLEGYNGQSSSTIVDLKLKCILAACFSFLMATLYR, from the exons ATGACCTCTCCAAGCGGTAGCAAATACGTCCTAGAGGGAAGCAACGTGACCCTGACCTGTGAATTTGACCTTGAGGGAGACGAACTGTATTCTCTTCCTCTGGTGGCGGGATGG CAGAGTTACATCAGCCTAGTCAAGCCGGCGAACTCCAGCGGCTCCGGTAAGGAGGAGAGAGCAGCCGAGGATATTGTGGTTTTCGATCCCATTAGCAACATAACTACTAGACCACTAGCCTGGTTCCCAGTCGATGGCGTTCACGCTACCCTG TGCTCCAAGGGATGGGGCGAGGAACTCTGTCTCCTGGAGGTTAACCCTTCTGCAGGAGGGATCTACACTTGCGAAGTGACGACGGAGGCGCCGCCCACCTTCCTCACAGCCAACGCCTCCGTCTCTCTCCACGTCGTGG TGCCTCCTCTGGAAGCCCCAATCATGAGCAGCACTCCAGGGATCGTCTCTGACGGCGAATGGCTCTCAGTGCAGTGTGATTCGCCACCAGCTCTTCCAGCtcctaatatttctttcttcatcaaCCAGAAACCG GTCGTTGACGACCTCATGTCGGGCGTTCAGGTAACCGGCTCTGGTGACGAGAGACTAGTGGTGTCTCGTTCCGTCGGGTTCATCGCTTCTGAGGCCCTTTTCATCCACGGCCACCTCGTCCTCGAGTGCCGAGTTTCCATCGAGGAGTTGACTTGGAGGACGTCCTCCGACATACTACTTGAGGGCTACAACGGGCAGAGCTCAAGTACGATAGTGGACTTGAAACTGAAGTGTATCTTAGCCGCGTGTTTCTCATTTCTCATGGCGACGTTGTATCGATAA